The uncultured Flavobacterium sp. genome contains a region encoding:
- a CDS encoding SRPBCC family protein, translating to MIIVKRILIVLILIVSIVLIAAYFMPKEYTIQREITINKPVDSVFNYVRYLKNQNQFSVWANIDPKMKTTYKGTDGSVGSISAWESTVKDVGVGEQEITKITEGKRIDFALRFKKPMEDTAVGFMSTEAVAGNQTKVKWGINGVFPYPMNIMMPMMNMDKMIGKDLEKGLENLKVKLEE from the coding sequence ATGATAATCGTTAAAAGAATTCTGATAGTACTAATTTTAATTGTATCGATAGTTTTAATTGCGGCCTATTTTATGCCAAAAGAGTATACGATACAAAGAGAGATTACAATAAATAAACCTGTCGACAGCGTTTTTAATTATGTGAGATATTTAAAAAACCAAAATCAGTTTAGCGTTTGGGCAAATATCGACCCAAAAATGAAAACAACATATAAAGGAACTGATGGATCTGTAGGTTCAATATCTGCTTGGGAAAGTACTGTAAAAGATGTTGGCGTTGGCGAACAGGAAATCACAAAAATAACTGAAGGAAAAAGAATAGACTTTGCGTTACGATTCAAAAAACCAATGGAAGATACTGCGGTAGGTTTTATGTCTACAGAAGCTGTTGCTGGAAATCAAACCAAAGTAAAATGGGGAATCAATGGCGTTTTTCCTTATCCAATGAATATCATGATGCCAATGATGAATATGGATAAAATGATTGGGAAAGATTTAGAAAAAGGTCTTGAAAATTTAAAGGTAAAATTAGAGGAATAA
- a CDS encoding ankyrin repeat domain-containing protein, which produces MKKSLIILGMALVISTNVSEASSLKLSVKDQINSPANVASPLHYAVCEGDIESVKKIIKYGANVNKLSRDMSPLMLAARFNKFEIIKILLANGANPAMENEKGFIALNYAEYAKANESIAILKNLK; this is translated from the coding sequence ATGAAAAAATCATTAATTATTCTAGGTATGGCTCTGGTCATATCTACAAATGTATCTGAAGCTTCTAGTCTCAAGTTATCAGTAAAGGATCAAATTAATTCTCCGGCTAATGTAGCATCACCATTGCATTACGCAGTATGTGAAGGAGATATTGAAAGTGTTAAAAAAATCATCAAATACGGAGCCAACGTAAATAAGTTGTCTCGAGACATGTCACCTTTAATGCTGGCAGCACGTTTTAATAAATTTGAAATTATTAAAATTTTGCTTGCAAACGGAGCTAATCCTGCCATGGAGAATGAAAAAGGTTTTATCGCATTAAATTACGCAGAGTATGCAAAAGCAAATGAGTCTATTGCTATTTTGAAAAATCTAAAATAA
- a CDS encoding ankyrin repeat domain-containing protein has translation MKKSVIILGLALVAFANVSMASNHKPSVKNEVEFSAYFASPLNVAVSKGDIEIVKKFIEYGADVNQISEDMTPLMIAARYNKVEILKVLLASGARPNEKNDKGYTALKYAEVSKATEAYNILKELK, from the coding sequence ATGAAAAAATCAGTAATTATTTTAGGACTAGCCTTAGTAGCATTTGCAAATGTTTCAATGGCTTCAAATCACAAACCATCTGTGAAAAACGAAGTTGAATTTTCAGCTTATTTTGCATCTCCGTTAAATGTTGCAGTTAGCAAAGGAGATATCGAAATCGTGAAAAAATTTATTGAATATGGAGCTGATGTAAATCAGATATCTGAAGATATGACTCCATTAATGATCGCAGCACGTTACAATAAAGTTGAAATCTTGAAAGTGTTATTAGCAAGCGGTGCACGTCCGAATGAAAAAAATGATAAAGGTTATACAGCTTTAAAATATGCTGAAGTTTCTAAAGCAACAGAAGCTTATAACATTTTGAAAGAATTAAAATAA
- a CDS encoding PhoH family protein, with protein sequence MNERIIELIDIAPKDFWGAQDTHLEIIKKYYPKLKIVARGTTLKAFGEKEVLDEFEKRFQRLMLHFTRYNNIDDNVIERVIMSDGQDERKSYDHDKILVHGVGGKIIKAMTPNQQLLVDTIKKNDMVFAVGPAGTGKTYTGVAMAVKALKDKEVKRIILTRPAVEAGENLGFLPGDMKDKLDPYMQPLYDALRDMLPNEKLEDYILKGIIQIAPLAFMRGRTLDNAFVILDEAQNTTHSQMKMFLTRMGKNAKFMITGDPGQVDLPRRTISGLKEAILVLKDVDGIGIIYLDDKDIVRHRLVKKVIDAYKQIENHD encoded by the coding sequence TTGAACGAAAGAATTATCGAGCTCATAGACATCGCTCCAAAAGACTTTTGGGGCGCTCAAGACACTCATCTTGAAATAATTAAAAAGTACTACCCAAAGCTTAAAATAGTAGCGAGAGGGACGACTTTGAAAGCATTTGGCGAAAAAGAAGTTTTAGATGAATTCGAAAAAAGATTTCAGAGGCTTATGCTTCATTTTACCCGATACAACAACATTGATGATAATGTAATTGAACGTGTAATTATGAGTGATGGTCAGGATGAAAGAAAATCTTATGATCATGACAAAATATTAGTTCATGGTGTTGGCGGTAAAATAATTAAAGCCATGACGCCTAACCAGCAGCTATTGGTAGATACAATCAAGAAAAATGATATGGTATTTGCCGTTGGTCCCGCTGGAACAGGAAAAACCTATACCGGGGTTGCAATGGCGGTAAAAGCACTTAAAGACAAAGAAGTAAAAAGGATCATATTAACGCGACCAGCGGTAGAAGCAGGAGAAAATCTTGGTTTTTTACCCGGCGATATGAAAGATAAATTAGATCCGTACATGCAGCCTCTTTATGATGCTTTGCGCGATATGTTACCTAACGAAAAGCTCGAAGATTACATTTTAAAAGGAATTATACAAATTGCGCCATTAGCATTTATGCGTGGACGTACGCTTGATAATGCCTTTGTAATTCTGGATGAAGCGCAGAATACTACGCACTCGCAAATGAAAATGTTTTTGACCCGTATGGGAAAAAACGCAAAATTCATGATTACGGGTGATCCTGGACAGGTCGATTTACCACGCAGAACTATTTCAGGTCTTAAAGAAGCTATTTTGGTTCTGAAAGACGTTGACGGAATCGGGATTATTTATCTGGATGATAAAGATATCGTACGTCACAGATTAGTGAAAAAGGTAATTGATGCTTATAAACAAATAGAAAATCACGATTAA
- a CDS encoding DUF1801 domain-containing protein, whose product MKQLDDFYLNLEEPIKGTFLALKEIILKQDKDITHVLKYGMLFFCYKGKMFCYLWIHKKFKQPYLAIVEGKHFDEPFLIQESRSRMKIMLLDPNKDLPLEQIEMIIQSAINLYKSGIIKV is encoded by the coding sequence ATGAAACAACTAGATGATTTCTACTTAAATTTGGAAGAACCTATAAAAGGGACATTTCTTGCATTGAAAGAAATTATTCTTAAACAAGACAAAGACATTACACATGTTTTAAAATACGGAATGCTATTTTTTTGCTACAAAGGAAAAATGTTCTGCTATTTATGGATTCACAAGAAATTCAAACAACCTTATTTAGCAATCGTAGAGGGAAAACACTTTGATGAACCTTTTTTAATTCAGGAATCTCGTTCCAGAATGAAAATTATGTTGCTTGATCCTAATAAAGATTTGCCATTAGAACAAATAGAAATGATAATTCAGAGTGCCATAAATTTATACAAATCCGGAATTATTAAAGTTTAA
- a CDS encoding DUF2238 domain-containing protein produces the protein MKYIYSLLAIFTISLLASIINPKEGFTCFLEIIPAIIGFFILTFTFKKFRFTNFTYTLILIHCIILFIGGHYTYAEVPFFDYIKEIFHQSRNNYDKVGHFAQGLVPAMIIRELFIRKEVINNKSFFNFIIVCICLAISAAYEFIEWFVSLATGEGGDSFLGTQGYIWDTQSDMLFATIGAIVGLIVFSKIQDNQIKRIDF, from the coding sequence ATGAAATACATCTATTCTCTACTTGCTATTTTTACAATCTCTTTATTAGCCTCGATTATAAATCCAAAAGAAGGATTTACTTGTTTTCTTGAAATTATTCCGGCAATTATAGGATTCTTTATTTTAACCTTTACATTTAAAAAATTCCGATTTACCAATTTCACCTACACTTTGATCTTAATTCATTGTATCATTCTGTTTATTGGTGGACATTATACCTATGCGGAAGTTCCTTTTTTTGACTACATAAAAGAAATATTTCATCAAAGCCGAAACAATTATGATAAAGTGGGACATTTTGCGCAAGGACTAGTTCCTGCAATGATTATTAGGGAGCTTTTTATTCGCAAAGAAGTAATTAATAATAAAAGTTTCTTCAACTTTATTATTGTTTGCATATGTCTGGCAATTAGTGCAGCATATGAATTTATAGAATGGTTTGTTTCACTTGCAACTGGCGAAGGCGGAGATTCTTTTTTAGGAACTCAAGGTTACATTTGGGATACACAGTCTGATATGCTGTTTGCAACCATTGGAGCAATTGTTGGATTAATTGTATTCTCAAAAATTCAGGATAATCAAATTAAAAGAATAGATTTTTAG
- a CDS encoding efflux RND transporter periplasmic adaptor subunit, translated as MKHKLIIAIALVSLSIASCKKEVENPDTNASFALSDSMLKTTTMTEAQNQPVKNQLNFYGKITADNNKAIDVYPLVGGIVLKVNVELGDYVNKGQVLATIRSTDIADFEKQSIDAKSDLLVAKNNLKVAQELFDGKLNSESEVLEAKSQVNKAQSQLNKIQETYKIYNIKAGSIYEVTAPISGFIIQKSINQDMLLRNDRSENIFDIAEISEVWAMANINEMDINKVKLGIDADVTTLSYPDKVFKGKVDKIFNVIDPQTKAMQARIKLQNPGYMLKPDMNASIKLSFNEDKSMIAIPSKAIVFDKSKNFVMVFKDRHNIETRQVDVYRVVGDTTYISTGLKENEKVITNNQLFIYRALNE; from the coding sequence ATGAAACATAAACTAATCATAGCAATTGCGCTCGTAAGTCTATCAATTGCAAGCTGCAAAAAAGAAGTTGAAAATCCGGACACAAATGCCTCTTTTGCACTAAGTGATTCAATGCTAAAAACCACTACAATGACAGAAGCTCAAAATCAGCCTGTAAAAAATCAGTTAAACTTTTATGGAAAAATTACCGCCGATAATAATAAAGCAATTGACGTTTATCCGCTTGTTGGGGGAATTGTACTAAAAGTAAATGTAGAACTTGGAGATTATGTGAATAAAGGACAAGTTTTGGCTACAATAAGAAGTACCGATATTGCTGATTTTGAAAAACAATCTATTGATGCTAAAAGTGATTTATTAGTTGCCAAAAATAATTTAAAAGTTGCTCAGGAATTATTTGATGGAAAACTAAACTCTGAAAGCGAAGTTCTTGAAGCCAAATCGCAAGTAAATAAAGCACAATCACAATTGAATAAAATTCAGGAAACTTATAAAATATACAACATCAAAGCGGGTTCGATTTACGAAGTAACAGCTCCAATTAGTGGTTTTATCATTCAAAAAAGTATTAATCAGGATATGCTTTTAAGAAATGACCGTTCTGAAAACATCTTTGATATTGCTGAGATTAGTGAAGTTTGGGCAATGGCAAATATTAATGAAATGGATATTAATAAGGTGAAACTGGGAATTGATGCTGATGTAACAACTTTAAGTTATCCTGATAAAGTTTTTAAAGGAAAAGTAGATAAAATCTTTAACGTAATTGATCCACAAACCAAAGCGATGCAAGCTCGTATTAAACTACAAAATCCGGGATATATGCTGAAACCTGACATGAATGCAAGCATCAAATTATCTTTTAATGAAGATAAATCAATGATTGCCATTCCTAGCAAAGCAATTGTTTTTGATAAGAGTAAAAACTTTGTAATGGTATTTAAAGATCGTCATAATATAGAAACCAGACAAGTTGATGTTTACAGAGTTGTTGGAGACACCACTTATATTTCAACTGGTTTAAAAGAAAATGAAAAAGTTATTACCAACAATCAGTTATTTATTTACCGCGCTTTAAACGAATAG
- a CDS encoding phosphoribosylaminoimidazolesuccinocarboxamide synthase, whose protein sequence is MSNTITTTNFNFPNQKSVYRGKVREVYNINDELLVMVATDRLSAFDVVLPKGIPYKGQILNQIATKFMELTQDIVPNWLIATPDPNVAVGHLCEPFKVEMVIRGYVSGHAAREYAAGKRQICGVTMAEGLKENDKFPEPIITPTTKADNGSHDEDISREAILSKGIVSEEDYLVLEKYTHALFQRGTEIAASRGLILVDTKYEFGKTKDGVIVLIDEIHTPDSSRYFYAEGYAERQEKGEEQKQLSKEFVRRWLIENGFQGQEGQQIPDMTDAYIESVSERYIELYENILGEKFVKADIDNIDQRIEKNVLEYLSSK, encoded by the coding sequence ATGAGCAATACAATCACAACCACAAATTTTAATTTCCCGAATCAAAAATCAGTTTACCGCGGAAAAGTTAGAGAAGTTTATAATATTAACGACGAACTTTTAGTAATGGTAGCTACTGACAGACTTTCGGCTTTTGATGTGGTTTTACCAAAAGGAATTCCGTACAAAGGACAAATTTTGAATCAGATTGCAACAAAATTCATGGAATTAACTCAGGATATTGTTCCAAATTGGTTGATTGCAACTCCGGATCCAAACGTTGCAGTTGGACATTTGTGTGAGCCTTTTAAAGTAGAAATGGTAATTCGCGGATATGTTTCGGGTCATGCTGCACGTGAGTATGCTGCCGGAAAAAGACAAATCTGTGGTGTTACAATGGCAGAAGGTTTGAAAGAAAATGATAAATTCCCGGAGCCAATTATTACACCAACTACAAAAGCAGATAATGGTTCTCATGATGAGGATATTTCTCGTGAAGCTATTTTATCTAAAGGAATTGTTTCTGAAGAGGATTATTTAGTTTTAGAAAAATATACTCATGCTTTGTTTCAAAGAGGAACTGAAATTGCTGCTTCTCGTGGTTTAATTTTGGTAGATACTAAATATGAGTTTGGAAAAACAAAAGACGGAGTGATTGTTTTAATTGACGAAATTCATACACCAGATTCATCTCGTTATTTTTATGCTGAAGGATATGCAGAAAGACAAGAAAAAGGGGAGGAGCAAAAGCAATTATCTAAAGAGTTTGTACGTCGTTGGTTAATCGAAAATGGTTTTCAAGGTCAGGAAGGGCAACAAATTCCAGATATGACTGATGCTTATATCGAATCAGTTTCTGAAAGATATATCGAATTATACGAGAATATTTTAGGAGAGAAATTCGTTAAAGCTGATATTGATAATATTGATCAACGTATTGAAAAAAATGTATTAGAGTATCTTAGTTCTAAATAA
- a CDS encoding Cof-type HAD-IIB family hydrolase — protein sequence MTKLKNIKVVVSDLDGTLLNPQHKISDYTKSIFQELHNQNYLIVVATGRHHLDAMAIIETLEVPVYLVSSNGARIHSPEKEELFAFNLESDVVKAALNVEIDSEITVVLFKENVWQTNKWNERLNSFQAELKYRPELVDYKTLEDFGSIKIFFSCDDHEKLVKLKDAVLANSSEHLHHAFSLPTCLEFMDKSVDKAVAIEKVLEKEGFSLEEAISFGDGFNDVQMLSSTGKGLIMGNAPAILKETLPDLEVIKTNAEDGVARYIASKILDKELAVS from the coding sequence ATGACAAAACTCAAAAATATAAAAGTTGTAGTAAGTGACCTTGACGGAACTTTACTCAACCCACAGCACAAAATTTCAGATTATACCAAATCAATTTTTCAGGAACTTCACAATCAAAATTATCTTATCGTTGTTGCTACTGGCCGTCATCATCTTGACGCAATGGCCATTATTGAAACACTTGAAGTTCCCGTTTATTTAGTAAGTTCAAATGGAGCAAGAATACATTCACCTGAAAAAGAAGAACTTTTTGCATTCAATTTAGAAAGTGATGTTGTAAAAGCAGCCTTAAATGTTGAAATCGATTCGGAAATTACTGTAGTTTTATTCAAAGAAAATGTTTGGCAGACGAATAAATGGAACGAAAGACTTAATTCTTTTCAAGCCGAATTAAAATACCGCCCGGAATTAGTAGATTATAAAACGCTGGAAGATTTTGGATCGATTAAAATTTTCTTTTCATGTGACGATCACGAGAAATTAGTAAAATTGAAAGATGCTGTTTTAGCTAATTCTTCAGAACATTTGCATCATGCTTTTAGTTTGCCAACTTGTTTAGAATTTATGGACAAATCAGTAGATAAAGCGGTTGCCATTGAGAAAGTTTTAGAAAAAGAAGGATTTTCTTTAGAAGAAGCAATTTCGTTTGGAGACGGTTTCAACGATGTTCAAATGTTATCTTCAACAGGAAAAGGGTTGATTATGGGGAATGCACCAGCTATATTAAAAGAAACTTTACCAGATTTAGAAGTTATTAAAACAAATGCTGAAGATGGCGTAGCAAGATATATTGCTTCAAAAATATTAGATAAAGAATTAGCTGTAAGCTAA
- a CDS encoding TolC family protein, whose product MRKLCALLLLVLFNQVITAQKTVTLQDCESQFLKKNLFLLASQYNIDASKALTIQARIWENPTISAELNAYNPEGNQYFDIGKNGQKSFAIQQLIYLGGKKSNEVKLAQTNEQLAELQFNDLLRTLKLQLRKSFYTVYYNTKNLETTDKQLLHIEDLINSYSVQVQKGNIALKDLVRLQSLYLNFKNERMEVVNDNIEEQAKLKLLLNETETVIPNVSDSEFNKYLKTIAFDLKSFENDAITNRPDYLAKQKEIDANTLNVKWQKSLSIPDITVGATYDQRGGAFNKEANLTLGIPLPLWNKNKGNIKYAQTILEQSKVDKQNFDLQLQTEITSAWNKWDESRKNYVLIKPTVNSDFEAVYNGMLNNFQKRNVSLLEFTDFMESYNQASIQVNELKKKVVLSGEELNSTINKDLF is encoded by the coding sequence ATGAGAAAACTATGTGCCTTATTATTGCTTGTATTATTCAATCAGGTAATTACAGCTCAAAAAACAGTCACACTTCAGGATTGTGAGAGCCAGTTTCTTAAAAAGAATCTTTTTTTGTTGGCATCACAATATAATATTGATGCTTCAAAAGCACTAACTATTCAAGCCCGCATTTGGGAAAATCCTACAATCAGCGCAGAATTAAATGCGTACAATCCGGAAGGGAATCAATATTTTGATATTGGAAAAAATGGTCAAAAATCATTTGCCATTCAGCAGCTAATTTACTTAGGCGGAAAAAAAAGTAATGAAGTGAAATTGGCACAAACCAATGAACAGTTGGCTGAATTGCAATTCAATGATTTATTAAGGACTTTAAAACTACAATTACGTAAAAGTTTTTATACTGTTTATTACAACACTAAAAATCTTGAAACTACAGATAAACAGCTTTTACATATCGAAGATTTAATTAACTCCTATTCTGTTCAGGTTCAAAAAGGCAATATAGCTTTAAAAGATTTAGTACGCTTGCAGTCTTTGTATCTCAATTTTAAAAATGAACGAATGGAGGTTGTCAATGATAATATCGAAGAACAGGCTAAGCTGAAATTATTACTGAACGAAACCGAAACGGTAATTCCAAACGTTTCTGATTCAGAGTTTAATAAATACTTAAAAACAATTGCTTTTGATTTAAAATCTTTTGAAAATGATGCTATAACCAATCGCCCTGATTATTTGGCCAAGCAAAAAGAAATTGATGCAAATACATTGAATGTAAAATGGCAAAAATCGCTTTCTATTCCTGATATTACTGTAGGTGCAACTTATGATCAACGTGGCGGTGCTTTTAATAAAGAAGCTAATTTGACGCTTGGAATTCCATTGCCACTTTGGAATAAAAATAAAGGAAACATTAAATATGCTCAAACCATTCTGGAACAATCTAAAGTTGATAAACAAAACTTTGATTTGCAATTGCAAACTGAAATTACCTCGGCATGGAATAAATGGGATGAATCCCGCAAAAACTATGTGCTTATAAAACCAACTGTCAATTCTGATTTTGAAGCTGTTTACAACGGAATGCTGAATAATTTTCAAAAACGAAACGTCAGTTTATTAGAGTTTACTGATTTTATGGAAAGTTATAATCAGGCTTCAATTCAGGTTAATGAATTAAAGAAAAAAGTAGTGCTTTCCGGCGAAGAATTAAATAGTACAATCAACAAAGACTTATTTTAA
- a CDS encoding CusA/CzcA family heavy metal efflux RND transporter, giving the protein MNKFIRNIIAFSLKNKAFTFFWVGILAVAGFISFKNMPIDAFPDVTNTQIIIITQWNGKSAEEVERFVTSPIEISMNSVQKKTSVRSITMFGLSVIKIIFDDGVDDTFARQQVNNLLKNVSLPENVEPDVQPPYGPTGEIFRYIVKSDSRDSRELLTYQNWIIDKQLRSVPGVADLNVFGGQDKTYEVGVDPIKLAKYNITPLQVYNAVNSGNLNVGGDIIEKNGQAFVVRGVGLLKSISDIENIIVDDAHGNPILVKNVASVYESSMPRVGQTGIGNNDDAVEGIVVMRKGENAQETLALIKDKIKDLNENVLPKDIKIETFYDRDNLMNFTTETVMHNLFEGIILVTCVVFLFMADWRTTFTVSIVIPLSLLFAFLCLKMMGMSANLLSLGAVDFGIIIDGAVVMVEGLFVVLDHRAHQLGMAKYNKIAKGSLIKTTGTEMGKAIFFSKLIIITALLPIFSFQKVEGKMFSPLAFTLGFALMGALLFTLTLVPVLSHLLLNKNVKEKNNPFVNFWDRVVGKGFAWTFRHKVKTLIASVALLVAVFFSATFLGTEFLPQLNEGALWVTAELPMSTSLPESVKTAAMIRKDLESFPEVKKVLSQTGRSNDGTDPNGFGFIQLQVDLKPKSEWKRKINMDGLINEMDQKLKVHQGITYNYSQPVIDNVAESVAGFKASNAVKIYGDDLNKLDELSNEVLNKIKDIPGIKDVGILRNVGQPEISVILDREKMAAYGVTLSDAQAVLELAFGGKTATQKYEDEKKFDVRVRFLKEYRKDEVDLAELKVPTISGIKIPLKEICDIKTVTGPAFIYRDNTKRFIGVKFSVRDRDLGSTIAEAQKKVAQLKMPTGYTTGWTGEFENQVRASARLAQVVPISLIGIFVLLFILFGNIKDSLLVLANVPFAVIGGIIALHLTGMNFGISAGVGFIALLGICIQNGVILISEFHHNLKAKFTLEESIFRGVKARTRAVVMTALMASIGLMPAAISTGIGSESQKPLAIVIIGGLVTATILTLLVFPILFWVFNRKKHVPIE; this is encoded by the coding sequence ATGAACAAATTCATACGAAATATAATTGCTTTTTCGCTTAAGAATAAAGCATTTACCTTTTTTTGGGTAGGAATATTGGCTGTAGCCGGATTTATTTCTTTCAAAAATATGCCAATTGACGCTTTTCCTGATGTAACAAATACACAGATTATCATTATTACACAATGGAATGGTAAAAGTGCCGAAGAAGTAGAGCGTTTTGTGACCTCTCCTATTGAGATCTCAATGAATTCCGTACAAAAAAAGACCAGTGTTCGTAGTATTACGATGTTTGGTTTATCTGTAATTAAAATTATTTTTGATGATGGTGTCGATGATACTTTTGCGCGTCAGCAGGTCAATAATTTATTAAAAAACGTTTCTCTTCCTGAAAATGTTGAGCCTGACGTTCAGCCGCCTTATGGTCCGACCGGAGAAATATTCAGATATATTGTAAAAAGTGACAGCAGAGACAGTAGAGAATTATTGACTTATCAAAACTGGATTATAGACAAACAATTGCGTTCTGTTCCTGGTGTTGCCGATTTAAATGTTTTTGGAGGTCAGGATAAAACTTATGAAGTTGGTGTTGATCCTATAAAACTAGCTAAATATAACATTACTCCTCTACAGGTTTATAATGCTGTAAATTCAGGAAACTTAAATGTTGGTGGTGATATTATCGAAAAAAACGGACAAGCTTTCGTCGTTCGTGGTGTTGGGCTCCTAAAATCAATATCGGATATTGAAAACATTATTGTAGATGATGCTCACGGAAATCCAATTTTAGTAAAAAATGTAGCTTCTGTTTACGAAAGTTCAATGCCTAGAGTTGGTCAAACCGGAATTGGCAATAATGATGATGCCGTTGAAGGGATTGTTGTAATGCGTAAGGGCGAAAATGCTCAGGAAACATTAGCATTAATCAAAGACAAAATAAAGGATTTAAATGAAAACGTTCTTCCAAAGGATATAAAAATTGAGACTTTTTATGATCGTGATAATTTAATGAATTTCACGACCGAAACAGTAATGCATAATTTATTTGAAGGAATTATTCTGGTTACTTGTGTCGTGTTTCTTTTCATGGCTGATTGGAGAACTACATTTACGGTTTCGATTGTTATTCCTTTATCCTTATTATTTGCTTTTTTATGTCTCAAAATGATGGGAATGAGTGCAAACTTACTGAGTTTAGGTGCAGTCGATTTCGGGATTATTATTGATGGTGCGGTGGTAATGGTCGAGGGATTATTTGTGGTATTGGATCACCGCGCGCATCAATTAGGGATGGCAAAATATAATAAAATTGCAAAAGGAAGCTTGATTAAAACAACCGGAACTGAAATGGGTAAAGCCATCTTCTTTTCTAAACTAATCATTATTACAGCTTTATTGCCAATATTTTCATTTCAAAAAGTAGAAGGAAAAATGTTCTCGCCTCTAGCCTTCACCTTAGGTTTTGCCTTAATGGGAGCTTTGCTTTTTACTTTGACATTAGTTCCTGTTTTATCTCATCTTCTTTTAAATAAAAATGTAAAAGAGAAAAATAATCCTTTTGTTAATTTTTGGGATAGAGTTGTTGGTAAAGGTTTTGCCTGGACATTCAGACATAAAGTAAAAACGCTGATAGCTTCAGTAGCTTTATTGGTTGCAGTTTTCTTTTCGGCAACTTTCTTAGGAACTGAGTTTTTACCTCAATTAAATGAAGGAGCTTTATGGGTAACGGCCGAATTGCCAATGAGCACTTCATTGCCTGAAAGTGTAAAAACGGCGGCAATGATTCGTAAAGACCTTGAAAGTTTCCCGGAAGTAAAAAAGGTATTATCACAAACGGGCCGAAGTAACGACGGAACAGATCCAAATGGTTTTGGTTTTATTCAGCTTCAGGTAGATTTAAAACCTAAATCTGAATGGAAACGAAAAATTAATATGGATGGACTCATCAACGAAATGGATCAAAAACTAAAAGTTCATCAAGGAATAACCTATAATTATTCGCAACCTGTTATTGATAACGTGGCAGAATCTGTGGCCGGTTTTAAAGCTTCAAATGCAGTCAAAATATATGGTGACGATCTAAACAAACTAGATGAATTATCAAATGAAGTTCTAAACAAAATCAAGGATATTCCGGGAATCAAAGATGTTGGAATTTTAAGAAACGTTGGTCAGCCAGAAATCAGTGTAATCTTAGATAGAGAAAAAATGGCTGCTTATGGAGTAACTTTAAGTGATGCTCAAGCAGTTCTGGAATTAGCTTTTGGAGGAAAAACAGCAACTCAAAAATATGAAGATGAGAAAAAATTTGATGTAAGAGTTCGTTTCTTAAAAGAATATCGAAAAGACGAAGTTGATCTTGCTGAACTTAAAGTACCTACAATAAGCGGTATAAAAATCCCTCTTAAAGAAATATGTGATATTAAAACCGTTACTGGTCCAGCTTTTATTTATAGAGATAATACAAAACGTTTTATTGGTGTAAAATTCTCTGTTCGTGATCGAGATTTAGGAAGTACAATTGCTGAAGCACAGAAAAAAGTAGCCCAATTAAAAATGCCTACAGGTTATACAACAGGCTGGACAGGAGAATTTGAAAATCAGGTTCGTGCCAGTGCACGTTTAGCACAAGTAGTTCCAATAAGTTTAATTGGAATATTTGTCCTGTTGTTTATTTTATTCGGAAACATTAAAGATTCACTTTTAGTTTTAGCCAATGTTCCGTTTGCTGTAATTGGTGGAATCATCGCTTTACATCTTACAGGAATGAATTTTGGAATCTCGGCAGGCGTTGGTTTTATTGCCTTACTCGGGATTTGTATTCAGAATGGAGTTATTCTGATATCTGAATTTCATCATAATCTGAAAGCAAAATTCACACTTGAAGAATCCATTTTTAGGGGAGTTAAAGCAAGAACAAGAGCCGTAGTAATGACAGCTTTAATGGCTTCTATTGGTTTAATGCCAGCAGCTATCTCTACCGGGATTGGTTCTGAATCACAAAAACCATTAGCAATTGTTATTATTGGAGGTTTGGTAACAGCAACGATTTTGACTTTATTGGTTTTCCCAATTTTATTCTGGGTATTCAACCGCAAAAAACACGTTCCAATTGAATAA